The genomic interval TAGAAAGATTTCTTAATTCTATTTCAAATTTTTTTAAATTATTTAAAGCAGATTGATCCAATATTGGATTGCATTCTCCTATTCCTATATTATTATTTTGTGTTAATATAATAAACCATATAATATTTTTTTTAAACTTTCTATTAGAGTTAAATATTGTATTTCTAAAAAAAAACGTTCTTTTTTTTAAAAAACAATTAATCTCTCTATGCTTTTTCATTTATTATATTATATTTATTATATTAAATATATAGAGTCTCTCCCTTCTCCAATAAAATTAACTCTTTTCCTTTTTCAAAAAACCTTTTTTTTGCTTGTTCTTTCTCAATTCGAATATCTTCAAAAGTATCATAATGAACTCCTAATATTTTTTCAGATTTCAAAAAATCTGAAGCAATAATAGATTCTTCTATATCCATAGTGTATTTCCCTCCTATAGGTAAAATAGAGAGTTTTAATTTTCCAAAAAGAGGAATAAGGTTCATTTCATACATTACTGATGTATCTCCTGATATATATAAATTTCCTTCATCTGTATGTAAAAGGAAGCCTCCTGGATTTCCACCATAAGTCCCATCCTTAAAAACGCTAGAATGAGCCGCCCAAACATATTTTAATTTTCCAAAAGGAAAAGATATAAAAGAACCGTAATTAATTCCATATGTTTTTACTCCTTTTTTATCAAAATAATTAGATATTTCATAATTAGAAATTACTAAAGCATTATTAAATTTTTTAGAAAATAATTCCACATCACACACATGATCATAATGTGCATGAGTCAATAAAATATAATTTATTTTTGTAAAAAATTTTAAAAAATTTGTATTCCTAAAAATAGGATTACCAGAAAAAAAAGGATCTATTAACAAATACTTATCATGTATTTCTATTATACATGTGCTATGAGAAAAAAAAGTAATTTTCATAAGTTTAATTTATAAAACCAATTCCTATACTAAATCCATATAAAAAAGTGAGTATCACTAATTTTTTCAATTCAGAATTGAACTGTTTTTTTTCTTGTATATAAATTATTTTTTTTATATGCAATATTAAAAAAATAGAAATAAAAATAAAAAAAAACCATTGATAATAATCAATAGCTTTTTGATTCAAAAAAATAAAATATCCACCTATAAATATTGAAATCAATATAATAAATGTATGATATAATTTAGCATATTTTATTCCCAACCATACAGCCATAGTGTGTTTTCCATTTTCATAATCATTATCTAAATCTCTCATATTATTTAGGTTCAAAACCCCTACACTCAAAAATCCTATAGATAAAGAAAGAAAAAATATATCCATACATAAAGTATGTGTATATAAAAAATAACTTCCTTCCACCGAAAAAATTCCAAAAAAAATCATAACAAATAAATCGCCCATTCCTATTATATATCCATAAGGATATGGTCCAATAGAATATTTTATAGAACTACACACACATATAAAAATTCCCATGAAATATATAAAAAAAATAAAAATATTTTTCCATAAAATAGTATTACAAAGCAATAAAAATCCTGAAAAAAAAGATAATACGGAAAATATACAAATAGCTTTTTTCATTTCTGATAAAGAAATAAAACCAGATTGAATTGTTCTTCTAGGCCCTATTCGTTTAAAATTGTCTACCCCAGTTATACTATCTCCATAATCATTTGAAAAATTTGCCAATATTTGCAATAATAAAGCGGTGATAATACATAAAATATAAGAAGTAAAATCAACATTTGTTCTGGATTTAGATATAATAAAACTCAAAGTTATTCCAGAAAAAGATAAAGGTAAGGTATAAATACGAGCCGCATAAAACCAATACTTTAGTTTCATAAAAATTTTGGAAACTTTTTAAAGTTTGGAGCCCTTTTTTCTAAAAAAGCTTTTTTCCCTTCTTGAGATTCTTCCATTAAATAAAACATTAAAGTAGCGTCTCCTGTTAATTGCATTAATCCATGTTGTCCGTCCAATTCAGCATTTAAACTACGTTTTATCATTCTTAAAGACATAGGGCTTCTTTTCTGTATAATTTTGCACCATTTTATGGTTTCTTTCTCTAATTCTTTTTTATTCACAACTTTATTAATCAGTCCCATTTCTAAAGCTTCTTTAGCTGTATATTCTTGACATAAAAACCACATTTCTCGTGTTTTCTTCTGTCCGATATGTCGGGCTAAATATGAACACCCAAATCCTCCATCAAAGGAACCTACTTTTGGTCCTACTTGACTAAAAATAGCATTATCAGAAGCTATAGTTAAATCACAAACAACATGCAGAACATGGCCGCCTCCTACTGCATAACCATTTACCATAGCTATCACTGGTTTAGGTATTTCTCTTATTTTTTTGTAAAAATCTAAAATATTCAATCTTGGGACCCCGTTCTTATCTAAATATCCACCAAGCCCTCTTGTAGTTTGATCCCCTCCAGAACAAAAGGATTTTTCTCCAGATCCAGTTATAATTAATACATCTATATCACTTCTACAGCTGCATATATTTATTGCGTCTATCATCTCATTAACCGTTTCCACACGAAATGCATTATGACACCATGGTCTATTAATTTCTATTTTAGAAATACCTTCTCCAAAAAAAAATAAAATATCTTCATATTTTTTAATTGAGGTCC from Blattabacterium cuenoti carries:
- the menA gene encoding 1,4-dihydroxy-2-naphthoate octaprenyltransferase, which gives rise to MKLKYWFYAARIYTLPLSFSGITLSFIISKSRTNVDFTSYILCIITALLLQILANFSNDYGDSITGVDNFKRIGPRRTIQSGFISLSEMKKAICIFSVLSFFSGFLLLCNTILWKNIFIFFIYFMGIFICVCSSIKYSIGPYPYGYIIGMGDLFVMIFFGIFSVEGSYFLYTHTLCMDIFFLSLSIGFLSVGVLNLNNMRDLDNDYENGKHTMAVWLGIKYAKLYHTFIILISIFIGGYFIFLNQKAIDYYQWFFFIFISIFLILHIKKIIYIQEKKQFNSELKKLVILTFLYGFSIGIGFIN
- the menB gene encoding 1,4-dihydroxy-2-naphthoyl-CoA synthase, with protein sequence MNSIINWTSIKKYEDILFFFGEGISKIEINRPWCHNAFRVETVNEMIDAINICSCRSDIDVLIITGSGEKSFCSGGDQTTRGLGGYLDKNGVPRLNILDFYKKIREIPKPVIAMVNGYAVGGGHVLHVVCDLTIASDNAIFSQVGPKVGSFDGGFGCSYLARHIGQKKTREMWFLCQEYTAKEALEMGLINKVVNKKELEKETIKWCKIIQKRSPMSLRMIKRSLNAELDGQHGLMQLTGDATLMFYLMEESQEGKKAFLEKRAPNFKKFPKFL
- a CDS encoding metal-dependent hydrolase codes for the protein MKITFFSHSTCIIEIHDKYLLIDPFFSGNPIFRNTNFLKFFTKINYILLTHAHYDHVCDVELFSKKFNNALVISNYEISNYFDKKGVKTYGINYGSFISFPFGKLKYVWAAHSSVFKDGTYGGNPGGFLLHTDEGNLYISGDTSVMYEMNLIPLFGKLKLSILPIGGKYTMDIEESIIASDFLKSEKILGVHYDTFEDIRIEKEQAKKRFFEKGKELILLEKGETLYI